Proteins co-encoded in one Pseudobdellovibrionaceae bacterium genomic window:
- the cysE gene encoding serine O-acetyltransferase — MLDFLKAYRKFDPSAKSLFEIALLYPGPRAIFCHRIAHFFYTYRLYFIARLIAEISRWLTLIEIHPGAKIGRRFVIDHGAGVVIGETAVIGNDCKIYHGVTLGGTSTNGGRRHPMLANNVLIGAGAKVLGPIQVGSDVKIGANSVVVKDCIAEGTYVGIPAQRIR, encoded by the coding sequence ATGTTAGATTTTTTAAAAGCCTATAGAAAATTTGATCCAAGTGCCAAAAGCTTGTTTGAAATCGCCTTGCTGTATCCAGGCCCACGAGCGATCTTTTGTCATAGAATCGCCCACTTTTTCTATACATACCGTTTGTATTTTATTGCACGCTTGATTGCTGAAATTTCAAGATGGCTGACTTTAATTGAAATTCATCCAGGAGCCAAAATTGGAAGAAGATTTGTGATCGACCACGGCGCAGGAGTAGTGATTGGTGAAACCGCCGTCATCGGCAACGACTGCAAAATCTATCACGGAGTTACCCTTGGTGGCACATCCACAAATGGTGGAAGGCGCCACCCGATGTTGGCTAATAATGTCCTTATCGGTGCTGGAGCAAAAGTTCTGGGCCCTATCCAAGTCGGCTCAGACGTAAAAATCGGCGCAAACTCTGTCGTCGTCAAAGACTGCATCGCAGAAGGCACCTACGTCGGCATCCCCGCCCAAAGAATCCGCTAG